The Leguminivora glycinivorella isolate SPB_JAAS2020 chromosome 2, LegGlyc_1.1, whole genome shotgun sequence DNA window tttccggatgtcgtccactcAAGGGTCCTAATGCAAAGCGCTTGTTTCATCTGTAAGCTGTCATCATTCCGTCAATAGTTTTGTAGTACAAAAACACCACCCGCCATTACAGTTCTtttgagtaaatgagaggaAAGAGTTTAACAAAACATGTCATAAAGACAAtggataaaaatatatacatagttatacataactaaataacacaaaaaggaataaaaaagaaacacaaaatacatataaagcaaCAAAGGCAATTTTCAGATAAACAGTTTCTTTAAGGAAAGACTGTGCCTGTCTGTAACATGCGCTCAATAATCAAACCTTTAAGGAAAGCGTGCTGTAACAGCGAATCCTCTTGTTTTGAGACTTTTGAGGTTAACCAAATTGTATCCTCACCCTCATTTGTCtcctttattataaaaaaaaatctacataacgtcacacctcggacactggcgatcaaatatattaaaaGAGGAGCATTCCTagcacagtcttagctcgtgtaggtgaacgcgtactatgcttgtatgagtgaaatatgacaggtcgactgttcgcgtttttgacaggcggtaactgtgaggtaaccgagagggggtgagcggcactttcagaggggagcgggagtggccatactgtacgatagtactctttattatactgtgataacgTCTAGCGGATGTACTCGTACTATGTCACTCAGACAGTATTATACGCGACAGAATGCTACTTCCATTATTTAAATGAAGGCACGCGATCACATACTCGATCATTTTGTTGCCTGTAGCGTCAACTATTTTAATAACTACCGTTTTGGTTTAACTGTCGTTTAAGTTACATGTAACGACTTTGTTTacatagtaaataaaataaataaaataaataaaataactttatttagcattgtgtagtacatatatgcttacagttaatagtaaaCTTATAAATATCGTGATTTAACGGTTAcataagttataattataactttatggTAACTGGAATGAAACTTTGAGTAAGCGGCATCTGATCCCCGTACTAGTAAAAACTGTATCACGGTGGAACAGGATTCCCCTTGtcattgtttacattattcTTTAACTAATGTTAATTAATGTTATAGAAATACAAAGTACActgattttactgttaaatttgtgggtaaagtaattgaGTAATTGTGAACTATTTCCTCTACTGCTCGATTTGGACTTTAAATTTTGCCGTAAATACGATATGGATAGGATTGACACAGTTAAAAGTGTGACACACAAAACGGCTTTTTGTCGAGATGATTTTTTTGCATGTATAAAGTTCGAATGAAGCTGTACGTGTAAATCTGCCATTCTACATTTAGTTGTATGTAGAATGTAGATACATGGATTTGTGACAATTTGTAAGatccataattatttttttagaaaagttaGCCACTATTTCTTTTTGTTTTGGGACGAAGAAAAAAGCTTAGACTAAACTGATACTCAGTGTCAATACAATAATGGGTTACGTTACTAAATGATTGTACTCGAACTCAGATTGTGATGATAATTTTCTGCATCGGAAACCTTCGAGACTTCccatatttttgtacaaagatTTTCGTATAAAATATGACTGATTAAAAATTTATATCTGCAGGGTCACGTGACGTGagttttatttgttgaaaatagttttttttatactacgtcggtggcaaacaagcgtacggcccgcctgatggaaagcggtcaccgtaacctatggacgcctgcaactcaaagagtgtcacatgcgcgttgccaccccattagaaacttgtacactcccttttgctgtgttaaatacacagtaaaagggagtgcacaagttccaaggagggttcgagttgccgacgactcaaaggacaatagacggaataagtcagttccgtaagtcctcccatcatcagcacaccgcaccctcgttgagctctggcagccttactcaccggcaggaacacaacacaaGATAGTTCAAGAATTATCGTTTTACTTTCAGAGTGCGGCCTCCCGCTCCGCCGACACACACGGCAGCCGCGGGAACGAACAGCGGGACAACTGCGCATCATCAAGGGAAGAGAGTCCAAGCGCGGAGCGTGGCCATGGCAGGTATACCTTCTATTCATCTAGCTTAGATTCAATgctcaggggggttaccatgacgtgctaaagccgttcagtttaggtcgagagaaagggacacagctatagcagttacatagctctgtccctctctctcaacctaaactgaacggctttagcacgtcatggtaaccccccagcaATCATTACGTAGACGGGTGATAAAAAATGaagtgaagcgctggtggcctagcggtaagagcgtgcgactttccatccggaggtcgcgggttcgaaccccggctcgtaccaatgagtttttcggaattgatgtgcgaaatgtcatttgatatttggcagtcgcttttcggtgaaggaaaacatcgtgaggaaaccggactaattccaacatatctaggttaagttaggtttagttttttttttttgacgtgtaatttttattgtgtaatatgttaaagtattttttgctGTAATTCACatgattttaatgttaaatatttgacaccaataatattatattaatttgcaTATTACAATACAGCATTccaacaaggcctagttacccttcgggttggaaggtcagatggcagtcgctttcgtcaaACTagtcctacgccaaatcttggaattagttgtcagagcggaccccaggctcccatgagccgtggaaggaggatgatgatgacgggTGATAAAAAATGGGAGTAGGCTAATATTTTTGAAGACTGCACCAGTCCAAAAACACAGGTTACAGTTGGGGAAGAGAACCCAAGCATATATCGGGCCGTGGCAGGTATACCCTTAGATTCAATGGGCTACAGCCATGTTGACGGAAGAAAGTTTAAGAtaggaatagaatagaatagaatagaatagaatagaatagaatagaacagaatagaacagaatagaacagaatagaacagaacagaacagaacagaacagaatagaacagaacagaacagaacagaatagaatagaatagaatagaatagaatagaatagaatagaatagaatagaatagaatagaatagaatagaatagaatagaatagaatagaatagaatgaatagaatagaatagaatagaatagaatagaatagaatagaatagaatagaatagaatagaatagaatagaatagaatagaatagaatagaatagaatagaatagaatagaatagaatagaatagaatagaatagaatagaatagaatagaatagaatagaatagaatagaatagaatagaatagaatagaatagaatagaatagaatagaatagaatagaatagaatagaatagaatagaatagaatagaatagaatagaatagaataggaATAGAATAGGAATAGAAtaggaatagaatagaatagaatagaatagaatagaatagaatagaatagaatagaatagaatagaatagaatagaatagaataaacatttattcgtgaacacaggcaagacaaacacacacacacatgatAGACAGCAGAACGCTCTTTTCACGAAGGTCATACTAGTCCGGAAACACAGCAGGCAACAGTTGGGGAAGAGAATCCAAACGCGGGGCATGACCGTGGCAGGTATACCCTGAACTTAGTCTAAGAAGGCTACAGTTATCATGTGAGTGGATGACAAATCATGGGAGAACACTCTTTTCTTGGAAGTGAAGGTTGGACCAGTTTGCAAACAAAAGACTGCCTACAGATCATTTCACAATTAgacaggaagtttctggagaagggtacagttgaggactgccaagTGCCAACTATCTCTAGATCATCTAGATGATGGAAAGAAACGAATGGAGATTAATCCAAACATTGACTTCATACCACCCATCATATTCTTATTCATATCACCCATCCTGAtgcattttttcttatttttttttttaatactacgtcggtggcaaacaagtatacggcccgcctgatgtaaagcggtcaccgtaacctatggacgcctgccttATTTGGGATCTGTACGAAAAGAGCATGTTACCTCAAGATTCGGGCAGAATTTCATAATTTGTAGAGGAATGTTGCACGTTCCAGGTGTCTCTGCAACTGCTGCACCCAAACTTCGGGCTCATCGGGCACTGGTGCGGCGGCGTCCTAGTACATCCTCTGTGGCTGCTCACAACAGCACACTGTATACACAAGTAAGGGCATCCAGGTCTCAAGGTCTTGCAGTTGCTCACAAGCTTTGAACATCCAGATTTCCTGTCCGGCCGCTGTCGAGACTCTGGCTCATACTCACTATCGTGCACTGTATAAACGAGCAAATTCATCCAGGTCTTCCAGATACTTCCATGATTTATAATCGATACAGATCCAGGATCTTCGTGCATCAACCACGATATTCGGGCATCTGGGGCATTCGGATGGTTTCCCATGTCTTACTAGGTGTGGTCACTATCGCGCTCTGTTTCACATGCAGAGCGCGATAGAGAAGAGAAGCGAGGATCGAAGAGATAGTGGTGCTGCAAGGTTTCTATGCGTTTAAGCTGCTGCCAATTCTCTAAGCACTCAACCATTTGTTGGCTCATCAAATtcattttacaatgttttaaatacttaatgGACGTAACCTTTGActcttttttgtattttttgttacTCGAATCTGTTATCCAAGTTTTGGGTCCATTAAAAAAAGTACTTGACACATCATGTCCAAAGAGGGCCTACTAAACGTTCCATCATATCAAACCTCTCAGCTTCGTCCCCTCTCATTCCAGTGAGTTGTTCAACCTGCCAGTACCCGCGCTCTGGACAGCAGTTCTCGGCGAATGGGACCGAGCTGAACAAAAGGGAGCCTACGTGCCGATTGAGAGGATAGTGCTGCATCATCGCTTCCATAACTATCAGCATGATATAGGTAAAGGACACACTATCATAAAATCCTGATAGTATTTGATGGAAATAAAAatcaatatatattatgtacttacGTATACcattaaggtttgaggagttccctcgattcctcatgaatcccatTATTATAACTCGATTGACCAAATTGTTTAGGTTTAAACTACGAGTACGATGTCAGTGTTGGCTCTGGGTAGCATACGTATCTTAGGAAATACGACCTGAATCCTGaacaaaaatttttttgattttgtcTGGTTCTTATTGATCCCATTTGATTTCCTTTTTATGAACTTAACGCAAACATTTTGAAATTCCAGCTCTAATGAAGCTCACAAAGCCTGCCGACGTGAGTGCCCGAAGCCGCATCAAAACAATCTGCTTACCCCCCTTCGAGCCACCCGCCTTCAACACAGAGCGGACCACCTTCTACATGCGGCCAGATCTCAACCCACCCAGCACCTCCACAGAACCGCCCAAAAAGGCCAAACGACCACCCAAACCCAACCCAGACACCGCCACAAAATACTTAGAAAAACTTAATAATTTAACCAAGACGATATTCTCGGGGTTCGTCAGTAAAAAGAACAAAAACATGAGATACAACGTGAGAGTAGCTAACGATAGCAACAGACATACAAATAGGAAGACCGATGAAGATATCCAAAAAGCTGATGAAGAAAGGAAAAGTGATATAGTATACCCAAGTGCAACCTTAGATAGTGTTGTTAAACtgattaaaacaaaaatgtctAAAGATAGGAGGAAAACAGAGAGGACTGATAAGAAGTTGATGTTCGATGATGAGATAGATCCGTTTATAGATGATAATAACGGGTTGGATTTCAAGGATGAGTGTTACGCGACGGGTTGGGGACGAGAGCAGACGAATGGGACGCTAACGGATGTGCTCCTAGAGGCGGAGGTACCAGTGCTTCCGCTGAGGATCTGCCGGGAGAGATACTCGCTGACGCTGCCGCTGAATGAGGGGCATCTTTGCGCGGGGAGTACGGATGGAAGCACGGGAGCGTGTGTGGTAAGTTAAACATACTGAATACTTTGATTTCTGATTCATGAGGACCAGGAAAAATATAACTAAGTATCTACGTTGTTTGTTCTTCCTGTCTCGTGAAAATGCAATGAAACCCTTGATTTGATGCCCTTGTCCAGTCACCTGCGATAAAATGTTACCTACGAAGTTATCTACGAAGGTCGCAAAAAGATGTGACACCCTCTATGACTCTACAAAAAAGATCGTATCAGATATTATTGCGGTCTTCGAATACGACTTTACAACTAAAGTTGCACGTGACCGACCAACTTTAGTTATCGTATTGCACTCGGTCCCATGATACAGGCTCAGCGTAGTTTGGGATCCGCCAGAGAGTTCATTGAATTTAATACCGCGTAAtgtgcaaaattaaaaaaaattacttattatatAAAGCTTATTAATGActcatttttataaaaaagtaatTCTGCCAGTTTCCACAATATTGAAATGATAACGACGCCATTCAAGAAATATCTTGCATTGCATACTAACCCAAAAAAGCTATGCTTATTTCTAACCATTGCGTCATCGcaaaaaaatctaggaaataaAACATCGGCAAAGCGAAAGCATCCAATTAACTTTCCAATGTTAAAATCAAGGACGTCTATTAACGAATAAGAAGACaattaaaatatacaagacaatAGTCCAATAATATCTAATAGACCACAGTGCACAGTGACAACATTACTAACAGTACCTTAACTGAAGTTTTTCTGTTTGTTTATGTACTCGTATTTGAAGCCGTGTAAAATTTTTATTTGTTACTCATGCGccagaccaggccccgtagccgaatggaatttttgcgacgcgaaacgcctcagaaatgtagtctggctctgtcgcgccaatacccaagagcgatagagatagatagcgacgaaagagatattatcgtgagcgtttgttgtgcattcggctacgcactcaGAGATACTGATCTGAAGCTTGTGTTCCAAGCTTAGAATTAATTTCATGATGTGGTAAAATGTGGCTAAATTTTTAGTCTGGACTTAGTcccttttctttagtgtatgccGTGCTATCATTCAGTTAACACGACATAACCTTTTCACTGACATGGACGATATGAATTTAGTAGATACATTACATCTTTTGTTCAATACAATATGAATAAGAGTTATTTATTAGCAATTTTTGATATAGCGGGGACACTTTATCTTGACACGGGGTATCGTATCAATCAATTATTATTATGGATGCACCGGCCAAAATGGTTAAAGTACTGCTAACATTAAGTATACTGTGTGTTATTATCTCCCATCGAAGCATAACATCAAGCTTCAAATCAAGATAAGCTTCGACATATTTGTTTAAGACAACTTGATGAGTATATCCCGTGACTAATACTTTCAATGCTTTCATGACATAGATTACAATATTTGATAACTAGTATAACTGCCCATTAGGTAACAATTACCACTTGCATTTCTTATTAATAGCTTACCAATCTAAATCTCACAAAATCATTCGCAAAGGAGAACCTATCTacatatgaaataaatattatgatatgGTTATAcatatcataatatttatttcaaagaatagtttgtaaatatttttagttaaggttttttttttacatgtttttacaaaatattacaatgaataaaatgattaaatacctacttatttacatTTCAAAGAATATGGTAGGTGCAATTGAGATGTTATAACAAGTTGCATTGTATGGTACAGCATATTCTGCCAACACCTGgcgtagaaatatataaaatcgCATGCAAGAATGGGAGTGGGTTTAAGGCAAAATTCACGaatttttatttgataaaataattctgttcgagtttaaaaaaaacctgattAACTAAAAGTAAAACTCCTTAagcccgttttcacattatccgatccgatatcggatgtcggaaggattt harbors:
- the LOC125234847 gene encoding transmembrane protease serine 2-like encodes the protein MVILVLCSDNVVRCSFVGVSRSVIFFLIFGQLLDFGGAYSPRECGLPLRRHTRQPRERTAGQLRIIKGRESKRGAWPWQVSLQLLHPNFGLIGHWCGGVLVHPLWLLTTAHCIHNELFNLPVPALWTAVLGEWDRAEQKGAYVPIERIVLHHRFHNYQHDIALMKLTKPADVSARSRIKTICLPPFEPPAFNTERTTFYMRPDLNPPSTSTEPPKKAKRPPKPNPDTATKYLEKLNNLTKTIFSGFVSKKNKNMRYNVRVANDSNRHTNRKTDEDIQKADEERKSDIVYPSATLDSVVKLIKTKMSKDRRKTERTDKKLMFDDEIDPFIDDNNGLDFKDECYATGWGREQTNGTLTDVLLEAEVPVLPLRICRERYSLTLPLNEGHLCAGSTDGSTGACVGDSGGPLQCRTGSRWELRGLTSFGSGCARRGVPDVYTNVEHYVPWIYAHVYAT